The nucleotide sequence TTTGCACGGTGCCATCAGCAGCAAGGACCGTTGCTAATATCTTTGCTGCAGGAGTGCGATCGTCGGGGTGCAACCAATCTGCAAAGGGTTGACCGAGGGTCTGTTGGGGGTCGATATCTAAGCTGCGTCGCACGGATGGGCTGGCATATTGCACGCTACCCGCTCTATCCAGCAGCAGAATAATGTCAGAGGCATTTTCAATCAGTGCCCGAAATCGCTGTTCGCTGCGGCGCAGCCCCTGTTCCGCCATCCGCCGCTGCCGCCGTTCTCGGGCTTCTCGCAGTTCCCGCTCCACGGCAGGCAGGAGTCGAGCCCATTGACCCTTCATCAAATAATCGTGGGCTCCCAATTTCATCGCCGCCACCGCTCGATCTTCGCCAATGGTGCCAGACACCACAATGAATGGCAGATCGATCTGCATCGATTGCAGCAGCGCTAACGCAGCCGGGGCACTGAATTGCGGCAGCGTGTAGTCGGCGATCGCCAGATCCCAAGTTTGCTTTTTCAGGGCGGTCTGCATGGCGGTAGCCGTTTCTACCCGTTCGAACTCGACTCGATATCCTCCTCTGCGCAACAGCCTCACTGTCAGCAGCGCGTCATCCTCCGAATCTTCCACAATCAGCACTCGCAGGGGCTTGTCCATTGCAGCCAAATCTAGTGGTGACGGATCTCGAGCTCACTGCGGCAGCGGTGGCGCTTCGTTGAGTAACAGCCAGTAGATACCCAATTGTCTGACGGCTTCTGTGAACCGAACAAAATCGACGGGCTTGCGGATGTAGCTATTGCATCCCAAACGGTAGCTGGCCAGTCGGTCCTGTTCTTCCTGCGATGTAGTGAGTACGACTACGGGCACTAGTTTCGTGCGATCGTGCGATCGCAGCTCTTTCAATACCTCTAACCCGTCTATCTTCGGAAGCTTCAAATCGAGCAGGATCGGGGTCGGCAAGACTGCGCAATCGACATACTCTCCCCGGCCAAACAGAATATCTAACGCCTCTACTCCATCGCGTGCCACGACGATCTTGTTAGAAATGCGATTGCGCTTTAGGGCTCGCAGGGTGAGTGCTTCATCGTCGGGGTTATCTTCGACTAACAAGATCGCTTTGTGATTCACAGGTTCCTGAGGAGAATCATTTGAAATATCCTAGCTTCAATTGGTTGGGAAAGAGATCGAGTGTTCAGAGCGTAAAGAAGAATGTTGCGCCGCGATCGACTTCGGCCTCAGCCCATACCCGGCCTCGATGGCGGTTAATAATGCGTTTAACAGTGGCCAAGCCAATTCCCGTCCCCGAAAATTCAGCCATTCTATGGAGCCGTTGAAAGGGGCCGAACAACTTATCTGCATAGGCCATATCGAAGCCAGCTCCGTTATCCCGCACGAAATAAACCAGCCCCTCCGCTTCTGGCAGCGTGCCAAACTCAATTTGGGCCTGAGGAGTTTTGGAGGTGAATTTCCAGGCATTGCCGAGCAGATTTTCCAACATTACGCGCAACAAGCGGTCATCTCCTCGCACTTCGGGGGCGATCGCGATCGCCACATCCACCTGTCGATCGCGATCGGTTTGTTGGAGCAACTCTACAATCTCCGCTGCCAGTGCGCTCAGATCCACAGTTTCCCAGCGCAGTTCTTGGCGAGTGACGCGGGAGAGGGCGAGCAGATCGTCGATCGCCTGCCCCATGCGCTGAGTGGCGGCCCGAATGCGTTGCAGGAAATCTTGCCCGATGTCGTCGAGCACAGCCTCATAATCCTCTAACAGCGCTTGACTGAAGCCATCGATCCCCCGCAAGGGAGCGCGCAAATCGTGAGACACCGAATAACAAAACGATTCCAGTTCCTCATTGGTCGCGGCCAGTTGTGCCGTGCGCTCCAACACCCGTTGTTCCAAATCGCTATTGAGCTGACGAATCTCGGTCTCAGCCTGCTGCCGCTGTAGGGCATTGGTGATAATTTCCCCCACCATTCTCAACAGGTGCCGATAGCCGCGCGACCAATTGCGAACTGGCTTCAAAGAGCCAAGCCCCACCCATCCAATCGCCTCCCCTTCATAGCTGAGCGAGACGGCAACGAATGCTGCAAACGGAAAGGCTCGGTCGCGATCGCCTCCTGCTATCTCGGGGAGCTCGGCCACATTCGCCACCTCGATAACATTTCTGTCTTGCTGTTCGCAATGAAGTCGAGGAAAGCTCTCGGGCAGCAGGCTGGGAGCGCGATCGAGCCGAGATTCGATGCCTTCTGCCACCCATTGGCGGGCCACGATCGGGGTTTCGAGGTTGTCTGAGAACCGAAAGACAAAGCTGGAATCTACTCCAGCAAATTGGCCGATCTCCTGTAGGGCGCGATCGAGCCCGTCGGAGATCTGCTCGCAAGGCAAGTTAATGAAGCGAGTGGAAATATTGGCAATCAGGCGATCGATCTCCAATTGGCGTTGTAGGGCAAATTCGGCCCGCTTGCGCTCGGTAATGTCGTGGGCGACGCAGTAAAGTAATTGCCGTTCGGGGAAGGGGGTAGCATTCCACAACAGCCAGCGGTAGGAGCCATCTTTGCATCGATAGCGATTTTCAAATGCAATCGTGTTGATGCCGACATCCGCCAGCTTGCGGGCTTCCGCTATGGTGGACTCGCGATCGTCGGGATGAATGAAGTCGAGATAGGGCTCGGCCAACAATTCTGCCTGCGTGTAGCCGAGAGTTTTCTCCCAGATGGGGTTGAGACGTTTGAAGTAGCCGTCAAACCCGGCAATGCAGAGCATATCTATCGACAGCGTGAAGAACCGCTCGAGGTTGCCCTCTTCTACCCCGCTGTCTGGAGGTAAAGCGGAATGGAATGACTGCTCGGTCTCGCTGGCAGCTCCGTTCGAGCTTGCGATCGCCTTCAATTGGGGATTAGAGGAGTCGTCGTTCATCGCAGCCCTGCCCAGACCAATTTGCTAGGAATAGCCATACCACCGAGTGAGCGAGTCGCTAACTCACCTCTATACCGATGTCGGTCCTTCGATGTGCATCCTATCAGTTTCGCTAAGAGACCGTCTCGGCCAGAACCAAAATAACCTGAGTTCGATGGCTCTGATGGCCCTCACCCCTCGCATTTCTGACCTGTTCGCAATTGAGATCTAAAGTTGACTCGACATCGCTCCTTTGGGAATACTTACTACCAATGGCTGAGGCTGCACGTTAAGAATGAGACTCTTATTGGTCGAAGATGATATCCGTCTGGTTGAGGTTTTAGCTGAAGCACTACAGGACTATTCTTATGTCGTCGATGTGGTCGGCGATGGAGAAGCGGGTCTGGACCAGGCGATTCGGGAAGAATACAGCTTGATTCTGCTGGATGTGATGCTGCCTAAACTGGATGGGGTGAGTCTCTGCAGGTCACTGCGATCGCGCGGTTGTGCGATACCCATTTTGATGGTGACAGCTCGCGATGCCAGCACCGATAAAGTCGCAGGATTGGATGCCGGAGCCGACGACTATCTTGTCAAACCTCTGGACTTGCCAGAATTGTTAGCCCGCATTCGAGCCCTCTTGCGACGGGGGCAAGCGATCGCTCAACCCGTTCTTCAGTGGGGGGCATTGCAGCTCGACCCCAGCTGCTATTCAGTCACCTACAATCGCTCCCCCCTACATCTAACCCCCAAAGAGTTTTCACTGCTGGAACTGTTCCTGCGCAGCGGCCAGCGGGTGTTGAGCCGACGAACCATTGTCGGCCAACTGTGGAGCTATGACGATCCGCCCGTGGAAGACTCTGTCAAAGCCCATGTCAAGGCATTGCGCCACAAACTCAAAGCAGTGGGAGCCCCCCCCGATGCGATTGAAAACATTCGCGGTGTGGGCTATCGGCTCAAGCAGTTGGCCTGACCTTTACGCTGCAGAGTCTTCAGCTAGGCCGAGGTCTCGCTGGCTCTGTTGTAGCTGTTCCCAGCAGAACAGAATGCCGTCGTAGGCTTTCTCGCGATCGATCTTGCCTTCGGTCTCCATTGCTCGAATGGCACCGATGCGTCGAATAAATCGCTTCAAACAATCCCTGTAGATTGCCTGTGCGGGGGTTGATGTCAGGTAAGACAATTTCTCTAGGGCTCGGGCGGGATAGCCGAGATCGAGCGTCCGGTTAGAGGTCATGAGTGATACTCTCCAGCAAGGGTATTCAATTGAGTTTGCAAGCGGCGAGTGCCGCGAGATGGCCAGAAAAATATCTCACCCGAACCAACGGGAAGGTTCGTCACTGTAGCGATAGTTACCGATTCGGGCAAACTGGCAGTGACTGCTGTTGTCTTGCAACACCTCCGCGAGGCCCAAATGGACGAGCAGTCGCACTCGGTCGAGTTGTACGTCCAAATCTTGCCGGTCGGACTCTATCTTGCCTGCGCGCGCGCGATCGATCGAGGCTTGACCGAGCACCTGCTTGAGAACGTAGTCAATCAATTGCTGCTTGACTTCAGAAATCGCAAACACCCTTTGATAGGGTTCTGGGGGATAGGTTGGCAAAATAGAGTCGATTTCGCGGGCGATAACCGTCGGTAGCACCCTGACTATTGCGTAGCTCATCTTCCTTCTCTCTAAAGGGATTGGAGGCAGTTTTTCACCTCGATGCCCACTCTAAAGAGCCTGGGAGAAAGAAGGGGGAAGAAAGCGAGAAGAAAGCGGGAAGTATGGGAAGATCGCGCCTAAATTCGAGCCGGAACAGCAAATGCACTCGAAGCGCGTCTATTGCACGGGAGCCCCGTCCTCTTGCTGAGGTAACGTCAGATCGCCAGCATCATCTCTAAAGCGATAGAACAAATACCGGTCTAAAAACGGCTGTTCGTCCAAAACATGCTGAATCATCCCCCGATCCATCAGAATCTGACCGATCTGAGTTGCATTCTCCCGCGTTGTCCGCTGATTCTCCATCAACCATTCCACCGCCTCAGCTCCCACAAAACAGTTTCGATACGTCGTTAGCCGATAGCGGCGATCGCGAATTTCCACGCCGCCCTCCCCCCGCATCTTCTCCACCAACTCGGTCACCTGCGTCTCTGTAAAAGCATCCTGCAACTGCAGCGGCGTCAAAAATTCCTTCGACCAAGCATCTTCTACAAAGGGACGCTCTTCCGCTTCACAGCCCGCGAGCAGTTCCTCAAGTTCTGCTAACGACTCTGAATCCACTTGCTGTTTCAGCCAAACCCCGGCCATTTTTTCTAAGTGAGGCGATCGCAAATGCACGTCCCGCTGCGGAAATGGCACTTGAACCCCCAACTTGCGCAAGTTGGCTTCAATTCGATAATTCAAGTCACTTTTTAGACTAAACTGCTGTCGAGGATCGGCCAGCCATACCAAGAGCTCGAAATTTAGAGCACTGTCTCCAAACCCTTGAAACCAGACCTGCGGTCGAGGATATTGCAACACTGTCGGATGGCTGCGAGCTGCTCTCAATAGAACTGCGCGCACTTGACGAATGTCGGAACCGTAGGCCACCCCGAGGGGAACGTGCAAGCGAGAAACGGCATGACCTTGACTCCAGTTGATTGCCTCTCGATCCAAAATGTGGGAGTTGGGCACGACGATCGCGACGCGATCGAGGGTGCGAATTGTGGTGCTGCGGGCTCCAATTCGCTCTACCGTTCCCACCAACGAGCCGATGTTGACAAAATCCCCCACCTGCACGGGACGATCCAACAAAATCACCCAACCACTAATGAAATTCCTGAAGATATTCTGCAGGCCAAATCCCACTCCCACACTAAAAACACTGGCCACAATGGTCAGGGATGTCAGATCCAGCCCCCAAGCCTGCAAGATCGCAATCGTGCCCACAATGAGCAGAGCATATTGAATGGTCGTTGCCACGCCATCCGGCAGGCTGGCTTCAGCCCCCAGTGGTTGCAAAATCTGAGATTTGAGCAGGCGGGTCGAGGCGATCGCCCCCGCCCAAACTCCCGCCAGCAGCCCCAGCAACACCATCAAGTCGAGCAGAGAAAACCCGCCACTGGCCCCCATCGTGACAATTAAGGGTTCCTGAAAACTGGTGGTTAAAAACTGCAGGAACTGATAGCGCCCCCGCCGCAAGAGCGGCCATAATTCCGCAATCCAAAAGCTAACCCCCAGCCAACAGCCCAAACGACCCAGGATGAGTCCCAAAGCTAACATCAGTCTGGCCAACTGTTGCGATCGCCTCTGCTGTGGCTGGCGGCGATCTCGGCGCGACATCAGCCGATGCCCAAAACCAAGCCCGAGATGAATCGCGATCGCCCCCAGCAGAATCCCCCCGCTGCGCCAGAGCGCCTGACGGCGATAGCCTGGAGTGCGTTCTTGCAATGCCCGCTCTAAAGAAAACTGAAGCCGCCGCTCCCACAAGCGCGCTTGTAACTCGGGGGTGAGACCGGGGAGAGTGTCTCGTTCTGTAACGGTGAGGAGATGGTTGCCGCCAGCACTAATATTGGCTTGCAATCCCTCCGTATCGGTCGTGAGGGCTAAATCCCTCGGGTTGCGCGATCGCAGTGCTTCTCGCAGATTGGCATTAATGTATCCAGCTCGATTGCTCGCAGTCAGGGTATCGGTGGCATGGATGCGAAATAGTTCGCGACCGTCCAGCACCACTGGAGCTGTTCGAGAGAGTGCGTCGAGAGGGGATTGAGCAAGGACGGGCAGGGGGGCGATCGCCCAGCCGAATAGAAGAATCGCGACTGCGATGACGAGGCCACTCCAACGGCGAAGCGATCTCAACTGAACGGGTTGGGCGAGCATGTAGTTTTTGCTGCAGTATCAGATGGCGATGCTGACTGCGGAAGATTGAGGCAGTGGAGGCGATCGCTATTTGCCAACAGGCTATCCTAGAAACCCAGTCTTAGGGCTGACCGAGAGCGAAGCTAACGGTTTATGCGACTGTGGATTGGCGCTCTTGCAGGCCAATGCCGATGAGGAAAGATAGAGCAGCGATGACCGCCTTTTCGCAGTGATAGGGAGAACGCTCGTAGAAGGCACTCCAGGCGCGGGCTCGCAAACCGCCGTCAAACCGATAGCGATCGCGATGCTCGGGATGCTCTTCCAGCCATGCCAAGCGGACGGCATGACCGATGACTACATCCATCACTAGATCG is from Synechococcus sp. PCC 7336 and encodes:
- a CDS encoding response regulator; this translates as MNHKAILLVEDNPDDEALTLRALKRNRISNKIVVARDGVEALDILFGRGEYVDCAVLPTPILLDLKLPKIDGLEVLKELRSHDRTKLVPVVVLTTSQEEQDRLASYRLGCNSYIRKPVDFVRFTEAVRQLGIYWLLLNEAPPLPQ
- a CDS encoding mechanosensitive ion channel domain-containing protein; this encodes MLAQPVQLRSLRRWSGLVIAVAILLFGWAIAPLPVLAQSPLDALSRTAPVVLDGRELFRIHATDTLTASNRAGYINANLREALRSRNPRDLALTTDTEGLQANISAGGNHLLTVTERDTLPGLTPELQARLWERRLQFSLERALQERTPGYRRQALWRSGGILLGAIAIHLGLGFGHRLMSRRDRRQPQQRRSQQLARLMLALGLILGRLGCWLGVSFWIAELWPLLRRGRYQFLQFLTTSFQEPLIVTMGASGGFSLLDLMVLLGLLAGVWAGAIASTRLLKSQILQPLGAEASLPDGVATTIQYALLIVGTIAILQAWGLDLTSLTIVASVFSVGVGFGLQNIFRNFISGWVILLDRPVQVGDFVNIGSLVGTVERIGARSTTIRTLDRVAIVVPNSHILDREAINWSQGHAVSRLHVPLGVAYGSDIRQVRAVLLRAARSHPTVLQYPRPQVWFQGFGDSALNFELLVWLADPRQQFSLKSDLNYRIEANLRKLGVQVPFPQRDVHLRSPHLEKMAGVWLKQQVDSESLAELEELLAGCEAEERPFVEDAWSKEFLTPLQLQDAFTETQVTELVEKMRGEGGVEIRDRRYRLTTYRNCFVGAEAVEWLMENQRTTRENATQIGQILMDRGMIQHVLDEQPFLDRYLFYRFRDDAGDLTLPQQEDGAPVQ
- a CDS encoding ATP-binding protein, whose translation is MNDDSSNPQLKAIASSNGAASETEQSFHSALPPDSGVEEGNLERFFTLSIDMLCIAGFDGYFKRLNPIWEKTLGYTQAELLAEPYLDFIHPDDRESTIAEARKLADVGINTIAFENRYRCKDGSYRWLLWNATPFPERQLLYCVAHDITERKRAEFALQRQLEIDRLIANISTRFINLPCEQISDGLDRALQEIGQFAGVDSSFVFRFSDNLETPIVARQWVAEGIESRLDRAPSLLPESFPRLHCEQQDRNVIEVANVAELPEIAGGDRDRAFPFAAFVAVSLSYEGEAIGWVGLGSLKPVRNWSRGYRHLLRMVGEIITNALQRQQAETEIRQLNSDLEQRVLERTAQLAATNEELESFCYSVSHDLRAPLRGIDGFSQALLEDYEAVLDDIGQDFLQRIRAATQRMGQAIDDLLALSRVTRQELRWETVDLSALAAEIVELLQQTDRDRQVDVAIAIAPEVRGDDRLLRVMLENLLGNAWKFTSKTPQAQIEFGTLPEAEGLVYFVRDNGAGFDMAYADKLFGPFQRLHRMAEFSGTGIGLATVKRIINRHRGRVWAEAEVDRGATFFFTL
- a CDS encoding response regulator transcription factor, with the protein product MRLLLVEDDIRLVEVLAEALQDYSYVVDVVGDGEAGLDQAIREEYSLILLDVMLPKLDGVSLCRSLRSRGCAIPILMVTARDASTDKVAGLDAGADDYLVKPLDLPELLARIRALLRRGQAIAQPVLQWGALQLDPSCYSVTYNRSPLHLTPKEFSLLELFLRSGQRVLSRRTIVGQLWSYDDPPVEDSVKAHVKALRHKLKAVGAPPDAIENIRGVGYRLKQLA